AGTTATTGTGCCCCAGATGTTCACATTATTTTAAGATATCCTGCGTTTTTAAGAGATTTGATATGCAAGGATATGGCCTCCTTGATATTCTTTTTAGCCTCTTCAATTGTTTTGCCCTGAGAAAAACAACCTGGCAGAGAAGGAACAACTGCATAATATCCAATACCATCCTCTTCGGGGATAATTTCTATTGTATAGCGGTATCTTGTTGGCATTCTTAACCTCCTTTAAAATTATTCTCTAATATTTATCATAACGGACTTGTTTATCACAAGAAGGACTCTTTCTCCTTATAATATAGTTTAGGTCATCATTTGTTCTACCTACCACCTAAGGATGATAGGTCTTTCAACGCCTCTCTTATCACCTCTTCAAGTGTTTCCTTTTTGCTGTCTTTTATAGCCCTGTTGATTGCATCTCCTGCATGTGCCCTTGAATAGCCGAGGTTTATTAATGCGGAAAGTGCGTCGGCGGTTATTTTTGATTGTGGCTCTCCCTTTTCTGCGGTTGATGAGGCGATTGATATTAGTTTTTCCTTTAACTCAAGGATTATTCTTGCGGCGGTTTTTTTCCCTACTCCTGGTATCATGCTCAGCCTCTTTACGTCATCCTGCTCAAGTATCTCCATGAGGGCAGGAAGGGTAGAGCCGGACATTATATTCAGCCCCATCTTAGGGCCTATCCCTGAAATTGTGAGGAGTGTCAGAAAAAAGTCTCTCTCCTCGATGCTCAAAAAACCATATAACTGGATTGCATCCTCTTTTAAATGGGTATGAATATGGAATGTTACCTCTTCTTTTAATGGAGGTAGTTTCGGAAATGTGGAAAGGGGGATGAATACCTTGTAGCCTACACCGCTAACATCAACTACTACGAACTGCGGGGCCTTAATAATCAGATTACCGCGAATCAGGGCTATCATATTAAAATCAAAAATGAAAAATAAAATATCAAAAATATAACATAATTTTTACTTTTTATCTTTGATATTTTATTTTGCTGTTTATATGGCAAATCGCAACAGCAAGTGCGTCTGCCGCGTGGTCAGTATCTACGGGCTCTTTAAGTTTAAGTATATGATACACCATGTGCTGTACCTGCTCTTTTTTTGCAGCCCCGTAACCGACAACTGCGAGTTTAACTTCCAATGGTGTATATTCAAACACCGGAACCCCGGCATTAACTGAGGCAAGCATTATTACACCGTTTACCTGTGCCAGCTTGATGGTTGACTGGACGTTCTTTGAATAAAATCCCTTTTCAATAATTACTGCATCCGGTTTATGTGTATTTATAATCTTCTCAACCTCAAGATAGATTGCCTGAAGCCTCCTGCTCATATCAAACTTCTTAGATGCCTTAATGGTGCCATACGACTGGATAAATAAATTACTACCCCTACTCTCTACTAAACCATAGCCTGTATCCGTAGTGCCCGGGTCAATGCCTAAGGCTAACATTGGATGCTCCTTTGATCATCTGAAAACAACCCCATCCCCACCCTAACCCTCCCCTTGAAGGGGAGGGAATACACTTGGTACCCTGACCCTCCCCCATCAAGGGGGAGGGAATTTTTGTGAGGAGTTCTTACTTCTAACTTCTTGCCTCTTGCTTCTACCTTCAGCCTTCAGTCTTCTAACCTATGTCACTTCTCCAGCCTCGCAAGGAGTTCATCTGTGATATTACAATTTGAATAGACGTTCTGTACATCGTCATGGTCCTCAAGCAGTTCTATAAGCCTCAAAACCTG
This region of Nitrospirota bacterium genomic DNA includes:
- the ruvA gene encoding Holliday junction branch migration protein RuvA: MIALIRGNLIIKAPQFVVVDVSGVGYKVFIPLSTFPKLPPLKEEVTFHIHTHLKEDAIQLYGFLSIEERDFFLTLLTISGIGPKMGLNIMSGSTLPALMEILEQDDVKRLSMIPGVGKKTAARIILELKEKLISIASSTAEKGEPQSKITADALSALINLGYSRAHAGDAINRAIKDSKKETLEEVIREALKDLSSLGGR
- the ruvC gene encoding crossover junction endodeoxyribonuclease RuvC, with amino-acid sequence MLALGIDPGTTDTGYGLVESRGSNLFIQSYGTIKASKKFDMSRRLQAIYLEVEKIINTHKPDAVIIEKGFYSKNVQSTIKLAQVNGVIMLASVNAGVPVFEYTPLEVKLAVVGYGAAKKEQVQHMVYHILKLKEPVDTDHAADALAVAICHINSKIKYQR
- a CDS encoding type II toxin-antitoxin system HicB family antitoxin, with the translated sequence MPTRYRYTIEIIPEEDGIGYYAVVPSLPGCFSQGKTIEEAKKNIKEAISLHIKSLKNAGYLKIM